GATCACCCTCGACCCTCTCTCAAAATTGAGGGCAACCGTTCGCCAAAGCTTGACTGGCATCGAAGAACCTTTGGATTCGGCTGCCGCGCTGTCGAATCTCGTCACATCTCCGTGAATCCCGCACGCGCTTCCCATCAGACAAACCGGTCCCTCTCTCCAATACGAAGATGTTGAGAAAACTCTGGGCGAGTTGCTCAGGATTGATCGGCTTCGTTCAGCGCCTGCGCGGCTCCGGCGCCGGGCTTTTGGGCCACCATCGGATGAAGCGCTCGACCGTCACGACACCCAGCGAGGCACCGACACTGTCGGCCAGCCAATCCAGCCCGCTTGATTCCCGATTAGGAACGAAGGCCTGGTGAATCTCGTCGCTGAGCCCGTAGAGAGATGCTGCCGCAACGGCCAGAAGACCGGCCCACGGCTTCACGGCATCGTTGGTTCCCCATCGAAAGGCTCGATAGAACAGTCCTCCGAGCATCGCGTACTCCACCGCGTGGAGGATCTTGTCGCTGAAGAGTCCGATGAACGAGGGAAGCTGATCTTCCGGGTGAGGTTGCGAGGAGAGGTAGAAAATCAACCCGGCATAGGCGCACACCGGCCCCCAGTATCGAAACCGTTCCATCA
This sequence is a window from Candidatus Nitrospira inopinata. Protein-coding genes within it:
- a CDS encoding VanZ family protein, with the protein product MERFRYWGPVCAYAGLIFYLSSQPHPEDQLPSFIGLFSDKILHAVEYAMLGGLFYRAFRWGTNDAVKPWAGLLAVAAASLYGLSDEIHQAFVPNRESSGLDWLADSVGASLGVVTVERFIRWWPKSPAPEPRRR